From a single Plasmodium yoelii strain 17X genome assembly, chromosome: 9 genomic region:
- a CDS encoding serpentine receptor, putative produces the protein MIKFIIGIIFYYLLYCFYGLYEHIRTPIYYNSETKNKYISNKNGDTSSQGYIHEPFKNEIQKNDRLDYHFYLSLIEHIDLNKYINGKYINKDKNFINIYNFRNVKYNWDDVQVEKNDINIVKQKIKKNKTPNNNNYFSNIWPFSLNKKYPYVDIVLPKTLINKNQNIYLHIITYLNGKLYRHGCVTKLIATFKEFQYNYTTKIKKKKKKKWYLWKWLVGDDKKEEEIEIEDKKKYNKLLLHIPKKIKFGPIIEYNDININKLSIFSNIVLDISMHKYFLPTHFNDDIEFSNEYIIVNNSKTSQEKNNNLLLNSIRVEYEPISYSHYNLLNIIMFNIKYLKKKYNMISYDIDSLSIYLFENISIYIYIICIIIIIIIVIINIIVLFLYDIKSWNVLISLYLFFPDTILLKIISSVFILLYLNNNNENNNSKIIMIFYLIDIGICLWNFIRKYEIQIGQDYPYVIINESNINENNINESNTIKKKDSVFKSIEIIIKNKIQNITILIIPLLFVYNILYKKYDSFYLFFILTIGECSYIFNFMLMCQNIIANYLTKTVPNFPLIYIFPLFLNVITDDIFALLFRIPTIHKFNAFADDFVFFVFCVQLCLYKKVAKKNAVMEKESKKDK, from the coding sequence atgattaaatttataataggaataatattttattatttattgtattGTTTTTATGGGCTATATGAACATATAAGAACGccaatatattataattcagaaactaaaaataaatatataagtaataaaaatgggGATACGTCAAGTCAAGGTTATATACATGAACCATTCAAAAATGAAATACAGAAAAATGATAGATTAGattaccatttttatttatcattgATAGAACATattgatttaaataaatatataaatggaaaatatattaacaaagataaaaattttatcaatatatataattttagaaatgttaaatataattgggATGATGTGCAAgtggaaaaaaatgatataaatatagtaaagcaaaagataaaaaaaaataaaacaccaaataataataactattTTAGCAATATATGGCCattttctttaaataaaaaatatccatATGTTGATATAGTATTACCTAAAacattaattaataaaaatcaaaatatttatttacacattataacatatttaaatGGGAAGTTATATAGACATGGGTGTGTTACCAAATTGATAGCAACATTTAAAGAAtttcaatataattataccactaaaataaaaaaaaaaaaaaaaaaaaaatggtattTGTGGAAATGGCTAGTTGgtgatgataaaaaagaagaagaaatCGAAAttgaagataaaaaaaaatataataaattattattgcaTATTCctaagaaaataaaatttggaCCTATAATAgaatataatgatataaatatcaataaacttagtattttttcaaatattgtTTTAGATATATCAatgcataaatattttcttccAACACATTTTAATGATGATATCGAATTTagtaatgaatatataattgtaaataattctaaaactagtcaagaaaaaaataacaatttattattaaatagtaTTAGAGTAGAATATGAACCAATAAGTTATAGCCATTATAATTTacttaatataataatgtttaatataaaatatttaaaaaaaaaatataacatgaTTTCTTATGATATTGATAGTTtgtctatatatttatttgaaaatatttccatatatatttatataatttgtattattattattataataatagttataataaatataatagttttatttttatatgatataaaaagTTGGAatgttttaatttcattatatttattttttcctgatacaatattattgaaaattatatCGTCtgtctttattttattatatttaaataataataatgaaaataataatagcaaaataattatgatattttatttgatagATATTGGAATTTGTTTATGGAATTTTATCAGAAAATATGAAATTCAAATAGGGCAAGATTATCCCTACGTAATTATTAACGAGAGTAATATTAACGAGAATAATATTAACGAGAGTAATAcaataaagaaaaaagataGCGTATTTAAAAGTATcgaaataattataaaaaacaaaattcaAAACAttacaattttaattattcctttattatttgtatataatatattatataaaaaatatgattctttttatttgttttttatattaacaatTGGAGAgtgttcatatatttttaattttatgttAATGTGTCAAAACATTATAGCAAATTATTTGACAAAAACAGTCCCAAATTTCCcacttatttatatttttccattatttttaaatgtgaTAACAGATGATATATTTGCACTCTTGTTTCGCATTCCCACTATACACAAATTTAATGCCTTTGCAGatgattttgttttttttgttttttgtgTGCAATTATGTTTGTATAAAAAAGtggcaaaaaaaaatgcagtTATGGAAAAGGAATCCAAAAAGGATAAATGA
- a CDS encoding RNA-binding protein S1, with product MTDNCLYVYNLTKNTSVEHLNEIFMNFGKLIDINYVLNDDNLSKDKNDNLIYAKIEFENPNDAKTAIEYMDGGQIDGKTISIKHEHEIIKKNNNKRVSKERNEKDDSYKYSASRSSSSNSSKAKSNTSQIKKKNKSKKKQKKYK from the coding sequence atgactGATAACTGTTTATATGTTTATAACTTAACGAAGAATACAAGTGTAGAACATTtgaatgaaatatttatgaattttggaaaattaattgatataaattatgtattaaatgatgataatttaagcaaagataaaaatgataatttaatttatgcTAAAATCGAATTTGAAAATCCCAATGATGCCAAAACTGCAATAGAGTATATGGATGGGGGACAAATCGATGGGAAAACTATATCAATAAAACATGAACatgaaataattaaaaaaaataataataaaagagtTAGTAAagaaagaaatgaaaaagaCGACAGTTATAAATATAGCGCTTCACGCTCTAGTTCATCCAATAGTTCAAAAGCCAAATCGAATACGTcacaaatcaaaaaaaaaaataaaagcaaaaaaaaacaaaaaaaatataagtaa